The Magnolia sinica isolate HGM2019 chromosome 10, MsV1, whole genome shotgun sequence genome includes a window with the following:
- the LOC131258118 gene encoding phosphatidylinositol 4-kinase gamma 7-like encodes MSPNLGSPVQTQMAVAVFNGALSGEYHGNQRMEGKPAGRRRVFVQTDTGSVLGIELDRGDNAHTVKRKLQVALNVPTEESSLTFGDIVLKNDLSSVRNDSPLLLMRNHLHRSSSTPCLSPTAKDLQQRDQSGLIEVLGCSSHCSRTKQLVKDVVKAIKSGVDPIPVHSGLGGAYYFRNSRGETVAIVKPTDEEPFAPNNPKGFVGKALGQPGLKRSVRIGETGFREVAAYLLDHYHFANVPPTVLVKVTHSIFNVNDGVNGIKSHDRKQVSKIASFQQFIPHDFDASDHGTSSYAVTTVHRIGILDIRIFNTDRHAGNLLGRKLDGIGTFGQVELIPIDHGLCLPESLEDPYFEWIHWPQASIPFGEDELKYIADLNPFEESEMLRMELPMIREACLRVLVLCTVFLKEAADYGLCLSEIGEMMSREFRAREEEPSELEVVCIEARRLLAEREALFSLEAETSEEAEFQFDIDWEESDFVPKIADDFMTRYNPFSLRGGNCRNPLSKLEESVEEEEEENEGEKESIAGATNGFEGPPLAGQRVPTVSKLSMSLKSVGLGEKNHQRSSNGDGYMGSMSGNNRRSANEQLPASVSFVKLADMTEDEWKLFLELFQGLLKGALAARKCGGMGSRQRLRLGTSCQF; translated from the coding sequence ATGTCACCTAACTTGGGCAGCCCAGTTCAGACCCAGATGGCAGTTGCAGTCTTCAATGGTGCCCTCAGTGGTGAATACCATGGAAACCAGAGGATGGAAGGAAAACCTGCTGGAAGGCGGCGTGTGTTTGTCCAAACTGACACTGGCAGTGTCTTGGGGATTGAATTGGATCGAGGCGACAATGCCCACACAGTGAAGAGAAAGTTGCAGGTAGCTCTAAATGTCCCAACCGAGGAGAGCTCATTGACATTCGGGGATATTGTGTTGAAGAATGATCTCAGTTCTGTTCGCAATGATTCCCCGCTGCTTCTCATGAGGAACCACCTCCACAGAAGCTCATCAACACCGTGTCTCTCCCCTACTGCGAAAGATCTCCAGCAGCGGGATCAAAGTGGGCTGATTGAAGTCTTAGGTTGTTCGAGTCACTGTTCTAGAACAAAACAGCTGGTTAAAGATGTCGTGAAGGCCATCAAGAGTGGTGTTGATCCGATCCCTGTGCATAGTGGGCTTGGGGGTGCATACTATTTCAGGAACAGCAGGGGCGAGACCGTTGCTATTGTGAAACCAACAGATGAAGAACCCTTTGCTCCCAACAATCCGAAGGGTTTCGTCGGAAAAGCTCTTGGACAGCCAGGCCTGAAACGGTCAGTCAGGATCGGAGAGACGGGATTCAGAGAAGTTGCGGCCTACCTTCTTGATCACTATCACTTCGCAAATGTGCCCCCCACAGTGCTTGTCAAGGTGACCCACTCAATCTTCAACGTTAATGATGGGGTGAATGGTATCAAGTCTCATGATAGGAAGCAGGTAAGCAAGATTGCGTCGTTCCAGCAGTTCATACCTCATGACTTTGATGCCAGCGACCACGGCACCTCGAGCTATGCCGTGACCACTGTACATAGGATAGGGATATTAGACATTAGGATCTTTAACACGGACAGACATGCTGGCAACCTTCTGGGTAGGAAGCTTGATGGCATCGGGACTTTTGGTCAGGTGGAGCTTATTCCGATCGATCATGGCCTTTGCCTTCCAGAGAGCTTGGAGGACCCATATTTTGAGTGGATCCATTGGCCTCAGGCATCAATTCCATTCGGTGAGGACGAGCTCAAATACATTGCAGACCTCAATCCATTCGAGGAATCCGAGATGCTTCGGATGGAGCTGCCGATGATCCGTGAGGCTTGCCTTCGCGTTTTGGTTCTCTGCACGGTGTTCCTCAAGGAAGCCGCTGATTACGGTCTTTGCCTCTCTGAGATTGGAGAGATGATGAGCAGAGAGTTCCGGGCTCGTGAAGAGGAGCCAAGCGAGCTTGAGGTGGTTTGCATCGAGGCAAGAAGGCTACTTGCTGAGAGAGAGGCGTTATTCTCACTGGAAGCTGAAACCAGTGAGGAAGCTGAGTTTCAGTTTGACATAGACTGGGAAGAATCCGATTTTGTACCCAAGATAGCTGATGATTTCATGACTAGGTACAACCCTTTCAGTTTGAGAGGAGGAAATTGTAGAAACCCGCTTTCAAAGCTAGAGGAGAGcgtggaagaggaggaagaagaaaatgagggtGAAAAAGAGAGCATTGCAGGTGCGACCAATGGTTTTGAGGGCCCACCTCTGGCTGGACAGCGGGTTCCAACTGTTTCAAAGCTTTCCATGTCACTGAAGAGCGTCGGTCTGGGTGAGAAGAATCATCAGCGATCATCGAATGGGGATGGATACATGGGGAGTATGTCAGGCAACAACAGGAGGAGCGCGAACGAGCAGCTGCCCGCAAGCGTGAGCTTTGTGAAGCTGGCAGACATGACTGAGGACGAGTGGAAGCTGTTTCTTGAGCTGTTCCAGGGGCTGCTGAAGGGTGCGTTAGCTGCCCGGAAATGCGGTGGTATGGGGTCCAGGCAGAGGCTGAGGCTGGGGACTTCGTGCCAGTTTTGA